Proteins from a single region of Gossypium arboreum isolate Shixiya-1 chromosome 1, ASM2569848v2, whole genome shotgun sequence:
- the LOC108481886 gene encoding G-type lectin S-receptor-like serine/threonine-protein kinase At4g27290: MEMNFHFYSACCFLIIFSKVSTAIDTLSPSELLADGMTLVSRNGRFELGFFTPGSSENRYLGIWYKNIPMQTVVWVANRRNPINNSTGMLKIESSGKILIQVQNTTVVWSTNSTARVQNPILQLLDSGNLVVKDGKDSNPENYIWQSFDYPSDTMLPEMKIGIDLRTGFHRRLTAWKNWDDPSPSDLTYGIELKGNPELVLRKGLEKYFRSGLWNGNGFSEAPNYRSNPIFDYDFIWNESEVYYVFSLKDKSVMYRLVLNQTQSQRQRYIWSPETQTWKLFAVQPDGNCDKYGLCGPNGNCADELPACQCLTGFRPKWFERWNSSDWSDGCIHSKPLNCQSGDGFIRIGRMKTPDSANSWVNKTINLKECRAKCLRNCSCMAFTNLFVTKGGSGCVMWFDDLLDIKYQSDGQDLYIRVSASEAERKKMAKVKLAIILAIVIVVLLGFLLLVYHLRRSRRKLKDEVEDNNLYDGEDEDENEDMDVAVFEFGTIAQATDSFSFMNKLGQGGFGPVYKGTLANGQDIAVKRLSKSSGQGPNEFKNEVKLIAKLQHRNLVRLLGCCIHGDERMLVYEYMPNGSLDKFIFDETRCTVLTWSKRFRIICGVARGLLYLHQDSRLRIIHRDLKASNVLLDSEMNPKISDFGMARTFGGDQIEANTNRVVGTYGYMAPEYAIDGLFSAKSDVFSFGILLLEIISGRKNRGFYHSNQSGNLIEHAWRLWKKGKLLDLADGFLVETGDLSKLLRCMHISLFCIQLYPEERPSTASVVLMLGSDNELPLPKELGFLFHKKPFEANSSPGNDGSSSRNEISSSLLEAR, encoded by the exons ATGGAAATGAATTTCCATTTTTACAGTGCTTGTTGTTTCCTTATCATCTTCTCAAAAGTTTCAACTGCAATCGACACCCTTTCTCCATCAGAGTTACTCGCTGATGGCATGACCTTAGTCTCCAGAAATGGAAGGTTTGAATTGGGTTTCTTCACTCCTGGCAGTTCTGAGAACCGCTACCTGGGAATCTGGTACAAAAATATCCCCATGCAAACTGTTGTTTGGGTTGCAAACAGGAGAAATCCAATAAACAATTCCACTGGCATGTTGAAGATAGAAAGTAGTGGCAAAATCCTGATTCAAGTTCAGAACACAACAGTTGTATGGTCGACTAATTCGACAGCAAGAGTTCAGAATCCAATATTGCAGCTCCTGGATTCTGGTAATCTCGTTGTCAAAGATGGAAAGGATAGTAATCCAGAGAACTACATATGGCAAAGTTTTGATTACCCATCAGATACAATGTTACCAGAGATGAAAATTGGTATTGATTTAAGAACTGGTTTCCATCGAAGACTAACAGCCTGGAAGAACTGGGATGATCCATCTCCAAGTGATCTTACATATGGTATAGAACTCAAAGGAAATCCAGAGCTGGTGCTAAGGAAGGGCTTAGAAAAGTATTTTCGCAGTGGGTTATGGAATGGCAACGGATTTAGCGAGGCACCAAACTACAGGTCGAATCCCATCTTTGATTATGATTTTATCTGGAACGAAAGTGAGGTTTACTATGTTTTTTCCCTCAAAGACAAATCAGTGATGTATAGGTTAGTTTTGAACCAAACCCAAAGTCAAAGACAAAGGTATATATGGAGCCCAGAAACTCAAACATGGAAGTTATTTGCAGTCCAGCCAGATGGAAACTGTGACAAATATGGACTTTGTGGTCCAAATGGGAACTGTGCTGATGAGCTCCCGGCTTGTCAATGTTTGACAGGGTTCAGGCCGAAATGGTTCGAGAGATGGAACTCATCGGATTGGTCAGACGGGTGCATACACAGTAAGCCATTGAACTGCCAGAGTGGAGATGGGTTTATCAGAATTGGGAGGATGAAAACCCCGGACTCCGCAAATTCTTGGGTTAATAAAACTATAAATCTCAAGGAATGTAGGGCTAAGTGCTTGAGGAACTGTTCTTGCATGGCCTTCACTAATTTATTTGTTACAAAAGGAGGTAGTGGATGCGTCATGTGGTTCGATGATTTACTTGATATCAAATATCAATCAGATGGTCAGGATCTTTACATCAGAGTGTCTGCTTCAGAAGCAG aaagaaagaaaatggctAAGGTGAAGCTTGCCATCATACTCGCGATAGTAATTGTGGTGCTTTTGGGGTTTCTTTTACTCGTTTATCACTTACGCAGAAGCAGGAgaaagttaaaag ATGAAGTGGAAGACAATAATCTATATGATGGAGAGGATGAAGACGAGAATGAAGATATGGATGTTGCAGTATTCGAGTTTGGTACGATAGCTCAAGCTACTGATTCTTTTTCATTTATGAACAAGCTAGGTCAAGGAGGTTTTGGTCCTGTTTATAAG GGGACACTAGCAAATGGACAGGACATTGCAGTGAAGAGACTTTCAAAGAGTTCCGGACAAGGACCCAACGAGTTTAAGAACGAAGTAAAGTTGATCGCCAAACTTCAGCATCGGAATCTTGTAAGGCTTCTTGGTTGTTGCATTCATGGAGATGAGAGAATGCTGGTTTACGAATACATGCCTAATGGAAGCCTTGACAAATTCATTTTTG ATGAAACGAGATGCACAGTTTTAACTTGGTCTAAGCGTTTCCGGATTATCTGCGGGGTTGCTAGGGGACTACTCTACCTTCATCAAGACTCAAGGTTGAGGATTATCCATAGAGATCTTAAAGCTAGTAATGTTCTACTTGATAGTGAGATGAACCCAAAAATTTCGGATTTTGGCATGGCAAGAACTTTTGGAGGAGATCAAATAGAAGCCAATACCAATAGAGTAGTCGGAACTTA TGGTTATATGGCACCAGAATATGCTATCGATGGGCTGTTTTCTGCAAAGTCTGATGTTTTTAGCTTTGGGATATTATTGTTGGAGATTATAAGTGGAAGAAAGAATAGGGGATTTTATCATTCAAATCAAAGCGGAAACCTTATTGAACAT GCATGGAGGTTATGGAAAAAGGGCAAGCTTTTGGATCTTGCTGATGGATTCTTAGTAGAGACCGGAGATCTATCCAAGTTGTTACGATGCATGCACATTAGCCTTTTCTGTATACAACTGTATCCTGAGGAGAGACCGAGCACGGCATCCGTGGTTCTAATGTTGGGAAGTGATAATGAATTGCCtttgcctaaagaacttggttTCTTATTTCACAAGAAACCCTTTGAAGCAAATTCTTCACCTGGAAACGACGGATCATCTTCAAGAAATGAAATAAGTTCATCACTATTAGAAGCTAGATAA